A region from the Cytophagales bacterium genome encodes:
- a CDS encoding tetratricopeptide repeat protein has product MFTLLDISKTSIVILLCLLPLLKTIAQNTDTTLANRHFSKAVSFSHIGQYDSSISYFEKAGEIYMTVAKWENYLKCLNALGWTVGYIMGEYGKGLEYLNKALNIGIKKLGKEHFQVARSYNAMGTINAIKANNDEAMEFFNKALSIFKKLFGEEHQTVASIYENIGTIFEQKSDYFTALEYYQHSLFIRLKTLDPRHLDLAYSYNNMGVVYMDIDEYEKAFNYYNKALSISIEIFGEHHLEVSVCYTNIGNYYAETGDLDKALEFYNKALTIDVDVIGEEHAEVARYDINMIGEVYSDKGDYLKALEYYTKSLKIMHVTLGDKHPYIAETYQGFGLVYKRLKDFNTALKYYQKSIVSLLAEFNNSSIYSNPKPDLLEKRKATSSKPHLLESFINKAEGFYGRWREKQ; this is encoded by the coding sequence ATGTTTACACTTTTAGACATATCAAAAACCAGCATTGTTATCCTTTTATGTCTTTTACCACTTTTAAAAACTATTGCTCAAAATACTGACACTACTTTAGCCAACCGCCACTTCTCCAAAGCAGTTTCGTTTTCTCACATAGGCCAGTACGATAGCTCTATATCCTATTTTGAAAAAGCAGGTGAGATTTACATGACTGTTGCAAAGTGGGAAAATTATCTAAAGTGTCTAAATGCTTTGGGCTGGACGGTGGGTTATATTATGGGTGAATATGGCAAAGGGCTGGAATATCTTAACAAGGCTCTGAATATTGGCATAAAAAAATTAGGGAAAGAGCATTTTCAGGTTGCAAGAAGTTATAATGCCATGGGGACTATCAATGCCATTAAAGCCAATAATGATGAAGCAATGGAATTTTTTAATAAGGCATTATCCATTTTTAAGAAACTTTTTGGTGAAGAGCATCAAACAGTGGCATCAATCTATGAAAATATTGGAACTATATTTGAACAAAAGAGCGATTATTTTACGGCTTTGGAATATTATCAACATTCCTTATTCATTAGATTAAAAACCCTTGATCCGCGTCATTTAGACCTGGCCTATTCTTATAATAATATGGGTGTCGTTTATATGGATATAGACGAATATGAGAAAGCATTCAATTATTATAATAAAGCATTATCTATAAGTATTGAAATATTTGGCGAGCATCACCTTGAAGTTTCTGTTTGCTATACGAACATTGGTAATTACTATGCCGAAACAGGTGACCTGGATAAAGCGCTTGAATTTTATAACAAAGCCCTCACCATTGACGTGGATGTGATCGGTGAGGAGCATGCAGAAGTAGCCCGATATGATATTAATATGATTGGGGAAGTGTATTCAGACAAAGGAGATTATTTAAAAGCGCTGGAATACTACACGAAGTCACTAAAGATAATGCATGTTACCCTTGGTGATAAACATCCTTATATTGCAGAAACTTACCAGGGATTTGGGCTTGTATACAAAAGGCTTAAAGATTTCAATACTGCATTAAAATATTATCAGAAGTCCATTGTTTCATTGCTTGCTGAATTTAATAATTCCAGTATTTATTCTAATCCAAAGCCCGATTTGCTTGAAAAAAGAAAAGCTACCAGTTCAAAACCACATCTGCTTGAATCTTTTATTAATAAAGCGGAAGGGTTTTATGGAAGATGGAGGGAAAAGCAGTAG
- a CDS encoding TonB-dependent receptor translates to MKSFLYFTRVISILIFLFNGGTGAAQDITQTIRGKIVDIESKFPLIGAHLVLISDTAKFVGTTADIDGYFRIEEVSLGRHALKISYLGYREKIIPNIIVNTGKEVILNIEMEESVVKIGMVEITASKRGEVINEMSTVSARAFTVEETERYAGSRADPARMASNFAGVQGNNDSSNDIVIRGNSPLGTLWRFEGVNIPNPNHFGVSGTTGGPVGILNNKVLSNSDFMTGAFPAEYGNTIAGVFDLKMKNGNNENHEFSGQWGFLGTELFAEGPISKKNKSSYLISYRYSTLQIFHALGINIGTDAVPKYQDMSFKLNFPTKAGSISLFGIGGLSNIDIVKSNQLDTGKTQLYGGIDLDEQFKTGMGVIGVNYFKSINSKTYLRLTLSSSLEHQENIQNKFEFKRDTTTDEFVILDGKYMIDTIFQKLGYNLDQAKHSASFFVNKKLNTRHTVKVGIITDLYQQVNMIDSIYDETDSMWVNRLNHKGFMFLLQPYVQWKYNITDKLTLNTGIHGQFLIPNGSASIEPRAGLKWRFTPSQALSLGWGIHSQMLPTYIYFAGQQNKDGSYEQYNKELGFLRSTHYVLAYDNSLNNSLRIRIETYYQRLNKIPVEVKSSSYSVLNAGDDLNRFFPDKLINEGTGENYGVEFTLEKFFSKTYFFMLSASLYESKYKASNGKTYNTTFNGNYVVNLLGTKEFQWGKKSNTTFGIGGKVSIAGNKRYTPYDMAASDSAGFGIPDYSRWNSKQLNQYFRADIKLNYKINTRKLTHEIGLDLVNIFGTENVFKRTYTGGTPPVREDLQLGFLPVFYYKVDF, encoded by the coding sequence ATGAAATCATTTTTATATTTCACACGGGTCATTTCTATCCTTATCTTTTTATTTAATGGGGGAACGGGGGCTGCCCAGGACATCACCCAAACCATAAGAGGCAAGATCGTTGACATAGAGTCAAAATTTCCATTGATAGGAGCCCATCTTGTGCTCATTAGCGATACTGCGAAATTTGTCGGGACTACTGCGGATATTGACGGGTATTTCCGTATTGAGGAAGTGTCTCTGGGCAGGCATGCTCTTAAGATCTCTTATCTTGGCTACAGGGAGAAGATCATTCCCAATATTATTGTTAACACAGGGAAAGAAGTCATCCTCAATATTGAAATGGAAGAGTCGGTAGTGAAAATAGGAATGGTTGAGATTACCGCTTCGAAAAGAGGCGAAGTCATCAACGAAATGAGTACGGTGAGCGCCCGGGCTTTTACAGTTGAGGAGACCGAGCGTTATGCAGGCAGCAGGGCCGACCCTGCCCGTATGGCATCCAATTTTGCAGGTGTGCAGGGAAATAATGATTCAAGCAATGACATAGTGATCAGGGGAAATTCTCCCTTAGGTACGCTTTGGAGGTTTGAGGGAGTGAACATCCCCAATCCAAATCATTTTGGTGTTTCGGGTACTACAGGCGGGCCGGTAGGTATCCTGAACAATAAAGTGTTGTCAAACTCAGATTTTATGACGGGAGCTTTCCCGGCAGAATACGGCAACACCATAGCAGGTGTATTTGACCTGAAAATGAAAAATGGCAATAATGAAAATCATGAGTTCTCGGGACAGTGGGGTTTTCTGGGTACAGAATTATTTGCCGAGGGACCTATTTCCAAAAAAAACAAGAGTTCTTATCTTATAAGTTACCGTTATTCAACGCTTCAGATATTTCATGCTTTAGGCATTAATATAGGGACAGATGCAGTACCTAAGTACCAGGATATGTCATTCAAATTGAATTTTCCAACTAAAGCAGGAAGTATTTCCCTATTTGGAATTGGAGGGCTCAGTAATATTGATATTGTAAAAAGCAATCAATTGGATACTGGCAAAACCCAGTTGTATGGTGGTATTGATTTAGACGAACAATTCAAAACAGGCATGGGTGTTATCGGGGTAAACTATTTTAAATCCATTAATTCAAAAACGTATCTCCGGCTCACGCTTTCAAGCTCATTGGAACACCAGGAGAACATTCAGAATAAATTTGAATTTAAGCGGGATACAACAACTGATGAATTTGTCATATTAGATGGTAAATATATGATAGATACTATTTTTCAAAAACTCGGCTACAATCTCGACCAGGCCAAACATTCTGCATCTTTTTTTGTAAATAAAAAGTTAAACACCCGACACACTGTTAAAGTCGGTATTATAACAGACCTGTATCAGCAGGTAAACATGATAGATAGTATTTATGATGAAACGGACTCAATGTGGGTCAACCGGCTGAACCACAAAGGTTTTATGTTTCTTCTGCAGCCCTACGTACAATGGAAATATAATATAACGGATAAGCTTACTTTAAATACAGGTATCCATGGGCAATTTTTAATACCTAACGGCAGTGCATCCATCGAACCGAGAGCAGGTTTGAAGTGGCGTTTCACTCCTTCGCAGGCATTGAGTTTAGGTTGGGGCATTCATAGCCAAATGCTTCCGACTTACATCTATTTTGCAGGTCAGCAAAATAAGGATGGCAGCTATGAGCAATATAATAAAGAATTGGGTTTTCTACGCAGCACACACTACGTTCTGGCTTATGATAACTCACTAAACAATAGTTTAAGGATCAGGATAGAGACCTATTATCAGCGGTTAAACAAAATACCTGTGGAAGTTAAGTCATCTTCCTATTCTGTTCTAAATGCGGGCGATGACCTGAACAGGTTTTTCCCTGACAAACTAATCAATGAGGGCACAGGGGAAAACTATGGAGTGGAATTTACATTGGAAAAATTCTTTAGCAAGACCTATTTCTTTATGCTGTCTGCCTCTTTGTATGAGTCAAAGTATAAAGCAAGTAACGGTAAAACATACAACACTACTTTCAATGGAAACTATGTTGTAAACCTCCTGGGTACAAAGGAATTTCAATGGGGAAAGAAAAGCAACACTACGTTTGGCATAGGCGGCAAAGTTTCCATAGCCGGAAACAAGAGATATACGCCTTATGACATGGCTGCTTCTGACTCTGCCGGTTTTGGCATACCCGATTATTCCCGGTGGAACTCAAAACAATTAAACCAATATTTCAGAGCCGACATAAAGCTCAATTATAAAATCAATACCCGCAAACTCACCCATGAAATCGGTCTGGACCTGGTGAATATTTTCGGAACAGAAAATGTCTTTAAGCGAACTTATACAGGAGGCACCCCGCCTGTAAGAGAAGATCTCCAGTTGGGCTTTTTGCCGGTATTCTATTATAAAGTTGATTTTTGA
- a CDS encoding type II toxin-antitoxin system HigB family toxin: MRILSVKKLKDFWKNPKHSDSENALKAWVDEVEKADWKNSNDVKKQYGSVSIIGDNRVVFNIKGNTYRLIVKINYDYSIVYLRFIGTHKQYDKINAKEI, encoded by the coding sequence ATGAGGATATTATCTGTAAAGAAATTAAAAGATTTTTGGAAAAATCCTAAACATTCAGATTCGGAAAACGCATTAAAGGCATGGGTAGATGAAGTGGAAAAGGCAGATTGGAAAAACTCTAATGATGTAAAAAAACAATATGGAAGTGTGAGCATTATAGGTGATAATAGGGTAGTTTTCAATATTAAAGGCAACACTTATAGACTTATTGTTAAGATTAACTACGATTACTCAATTGTTTATCTCCGTTTTATAGGAACACATAAACAATACGATAAAATAAACGCTAAAGAAATTTAA